The following coding sequences are from one Gemmatimonadales bacterium window:
- a CDS encoding ABC transporter ATP-binding protein — MTTPLDEPLERGYDAGLLTRLLRYLRPYKAITLGAVVLLLIGAGLTLVGPELTQRALDVAIPHRDLGLLATLAAVYLAALGLEFAVQYGQTLITTLIGQRVMYDLRTQVFGHLQRLSIPYFDRHPVGRLMTRVTSDVETLNELFSSGVVTVFGDVFTLVAIMVMMLVTEWRLALVAFSVIPLVWLTASIFRRQVRDAFRDIRVRLARLNSFLQEHLSGVRVVQLFGRERAAAREFDAINRHYLDAHLHSIKIYAVFFPVIELLSAVALALLLWYGGVRTLGGDLTVGVLAAFVQLTRRFFQPLQDLSEKFNLLQSAMASSERVFRLLDEPVTVPEPATPVHLTRPVRGEVAFEGVWFRYSEQGPWVLKDVSFTATPGETVALVGHTGAGKTTIVSLLLRFYDPVRGRITIDGVDIRDLTTAELRGLIGFVQQDLFLFAGDVMHNLTLDAPISEAAARAAARRTGADRFIERLPQTYGHVLGERGRSLSVGERQLLSFARALALDPRILVLDEATSSVDAEAEAQIQAAIAELMAGRTSIVVAHRLSTILHADEILVLHHGEIRERGNHRELLAQRGLYERLYQLQLRGQDTLRSA; from the coding sequence ATGACGACGCCGCTCGACGAGCCGCTCGAGCGGGGCTACGATGCGGGCCTCCTTACGCGACTGCTGCGGTATCTCCGGCCCTACAAGGCCATCACCCTCGGCGCAGTCGTGCTTCTGCTCATCGGCGCCGGCCTTACGCTCGTGGGCCCCGAGCTCACCCAGCGCGCGCTGGACGTCGCGATCCCGCACCGCGACCTCGGCCTCCTCGCGACCCTCGCCGCGGTGTACCTCGCGGCACTCGGGCTCGAGTTCGCGGTGCAGTACGGGCAGACGCTCATCACCACGCTCATCGGCCAGCGGGTGATGTACGATCTGCGCACCCAGGTCTTCGGCCACCTGCAGCGACTCAGCATTCCGTACTTCGATCGGCATCCGGTGGGCCGCCTCATGACCCGCGTCACCTCGGATGTGGAGACGCTCAACGAACTGTTCTCCTCCGGCGTGGTCACCGTGTTCGGCGACGTGTTCACGCTGGTGGCGATCATGGTGATGATGCTCGTCACCGAGTGGCGGCTCGCCCTGGTCGCGTTTTCCGTGATCCCGCTCGTGTGGCTCACCGCCTCGATCTTTCGCCGGCAGGTGCGCGACGCCTTCCGTGACATCCGCGTCCGGCTGGCCCGGCTCAACAGTTTCCTGCAGGAGCACCTCTCGGGCGTCAGGGTGGTGCAGCTCTTCGGGCGCGAACGCGCGGCGGCCCGCGAGTTCGACGCGATCAACCGGCACTACCTCGACGCCCATCTCCACTCGATCAAGATCTACGCGGTGTTCTTTCCGGTGATCGAGCTGCTCTCGGCCGTGGCGCTCGCACTCCTCCTCTGGTACGGCGGCGTGCGCACGCTGGGCGGCGATCTCACGGTCGGTGTGCTCGCCGCGTTCGTCCAGCTCACCCGGCGGTTCTTCCAGCCGCTGCAGGATCTCTCGGAAAAGTTCAACCTTCTGCAAAGCGCGATGGCCTCGTCCGAGCGGGTATTCCGGCTGCTCGATGAGCCGGTGACGGTGCCTGAGCCGGCAACGCCGGTGCACCTCACGCGGCCGGTGCGCGGCGAGGTGGCATTCGAGGGTGTCTGGTTCCGTTACTCGGAGCAGGGACCCTGGGTGCTCAAAGACGTCTCGTTCACGGCCACGCCGGGCGAGACCGTTGCCCTGGTGGGGCACACCGGCGCCGGCAAGACGACGATCGTCAGCCTGCTGCTCCGGTTCTACGATCCGGTGCGGGGGCGGATTACGATCGACGGCGTGGACATCCGCGACCTCACGACGGCCGAGCTGCGCGGGCTCATCGGCTTCGTGCAGCAGGATCTCTTTCTGTTCGCCGGCGACGTCATGCACAACCTCACGCTCGACGCGCCCATCTCCGAGGCGGCGGCGCGCGCGGCCGCCCGGCGCACCGGTGCCGACCGCTTCATCGAGCGGCTGCCGCAGACCTATGGCCACGTGCTCGGTGAGCGCGGCCGGAGTCTCAGCGTGGGCGAGCGCCAGCTTCTGAGTTTCGCCCGCGCGCTCGCGCTCGATCCGCGCATCCTCGTGCTGGACGAAGCCACGAGCTCGGTCGACGCCGAAGCGGAAGCGCAGATCCAGGCCGCAATCGCGGAGCTCATGGCCGGGCGCACGAGCATCGTCGTCGCGCATCGGCTCAGCACCATTCTGCATGCCGACGAGATCCTGGTGCTGCACCACGGCGAGATCCGTGAGCGCGGAAATCACCGGGAGCTGCTCGCGCAGCGCGGACTCTACGAACGGCTCTATCAGTTGCAGCTGCGGGGCCAGGATACCCTGCGGAGCGCGTAA
- a CDS encoding lysylphosphatidylglycerol synthase transmembrane domain-containing protein, giving the protein MPLLTPKLLRRGFEIFILASIVGVGITFVYGNDLPAALEGLRGLRWPWLVVGLCLASMDWFGGGMRLWVLARHIVPNPSLKGCILAGGMGAWAAYITPLNSGAGPMTMYTLRRYGIPLPVAVTCTLMSFIATVAFFAIAGPAAILAGAGRSLGTKGDVLGLSLYDLFLGSLWVVGAIGLALAAIIVFPRVAAGLVRRIAEAVGRRSRRVAGRLERLLTGIDDVHASVVAFNSPRGWLALAWAWLLSGPSHANKLLAGYVTLRVLGIHANFVDVLLVQTLVMFLLYFAPTPGASGIAELLSAAVMSVYVPRGLTPVYTVIWRCILSYFTLATGFVVFSTWVRRGFKTVDDGALPEAAR; this is encoded by the coding sequence ATCTTCATTCTGGCCTCGATCGTGGGCGTCGGGATCACCTTCGTCTACGGCAACGATCTCCCGGCGGCGCTGGAGGGGCTCCGGGGACTCCGCTGGCCGTGGCTCGTGGTGGGCCTCTGTCTCGCGTCGATGGACTGGTTCGGCGGCGGAATGCGGCTCTGGGTCCTTGCCCGCCACATCGTGCCCAATCCCTCGCTCAAGGGCTGTATCCTGGCGGGGGGGATGGGGGCATGGGCGGCGTACATCACGCCGCTCAACTCGGGGGCCGGGCCGATGACGATGTACACTCTCCGGCGCTACGGAATCCCGTTGCCGGTCGCAGTCACCTGCACGCTCATGAGCTTCATTGCGACGGTGGCGTTCTTCGCGATCGCCGGCCCGGCGGCCATCCTCGCGGGGGCGGGCCGCTCGCTCGGCACCAAGGGCGACGTGCTGGGGCTCTCGCTCTACGACCTCTTTCTCGGGAGCCTCTGGGTGGTAGGGGCGATCGGCCTCGCGCTGGCGGCGATCATCGTCTTTCCCCGTGTCGCCGCCGGCCTCGTGCGGCGGATCGCGGAGGCGGTGGGCCGGCGGAGCCGGCGGGTGGCGGGGCGACTCGAGCGGCTCCTCACGGGCATCGACGACGTGCATGCGAGTGTGGTGGCGTTCAACAGCCCCCGCGGCTGGCTCGCGCTGGCCTGGGCATGGCTCCTCTCGGGCCCCTCGCATGCGAACAAGCTGCTCGCCGGCTACGTGACGCTCAGGGTGCTCGGCATCCATGCCAACTTCGTCGACGTCCTGCTGGTGCAGACGCTGGTAATGTTTCTCCTCTACTTCGCGCCCACGCCAGGGGCGTCGGGCATTGCGGAGCTGCTCTCGGCCGCGGTCATGTCGGTGTACGTGCCGCGCGGGCTCACGCCGGTGTACACGGTGATCTGGCGCTGCATCCTGAGCTACTTCACGCTCGCCACCGGCTTCGTGGTGTTCTCCACCTGGGTGCGGCGGGGATTCAAGACGGTGGACGACGGCGCCCTCCCCGAGGCGGCGCGATGA